Sequence from the Caldibacillus debilis DSM 16016 genome:
CGGGATTTGAAGGCGGTCAAACGCCCTTGTTCCGCCGTTTGCCGAAGCGGGGATTCACCAATATCCACCGAAAAGAATATGCGATCGTGAACCTGTCCACGTTAAACCGGTTTGAAGACGGCACGGAAGTCACCCCCGAACTTCTGGTGGAAACTGGCGTCGTCAAGAAAGAAAAAGCCGGAATCAAAATTTTGGCGAAAGGGTCCCTGGAAAAGAAACTGACCGTAAAGGCTCATAAATTCTCATCTGCAGCGAAGGAAGCCATCGAAGCCGCAGGCGGGAAAATTGAGGTGATTTAATGTTCCAGACAATCTCCAATTTTATGCGCGTGAAGGATATAAGGAATAAAATCCTTTTTACTTTATTGATGTTAATCGTCTTTCGTATTGGGACGTTCATCCCGGTTCCGGGGGTAAACGCGGAATACTTGAAATTCGAGCATGAATTGAACGCCTTCGGCATTTTGAATATATTCGGAGGCGGGGCGCTGCAAAACTTTTCGATTTTTGCCATGGGGGTCATGCCCTACATCACGGCCTCCATCATCATCCAGCTTTTGCAGATGGATGTTGTCCCGAAATTGACCGAATGGTCCAAGCAGGGGGAAGTC
This genomic interval carries:
- the rplO gene encoding 50S ribosomal protein L15 — protein: MKLHELKPAEGSRKERKRVGRGIGSGTGKTSGRGQKGQNARSGGGVRPGFEGGQTPLFRRLPKRGFTNIHRKEYAIVNLSTLNRFEDGTEVTPELLVETGVVKKEKAGIKILAKGSLEKKLTVKAHKFSSAAKEAIEAAGGKIEVI